GGTGACTTTCTTCCAGGCCTGCAGCTGCTCTTGGCCGTACAGACCGGGTACGTCGGCATAGCCCTGTCCCTGGTGGCTGATGGCCGTGCCTTCGCTGATCAGCAGGCCGGCAGAGGCGCGCTGGACATAGTAGGTCTGCATCAGCGGCGTCGGTATCGCGTCGGGAGCGCGGTTGCGCGTCAGCGGTGCCATGGCAATGCGGTTGGGCAGGCGCAGGCTGCCCGCTTCAATCGGGTCGAACAATGAGGTCATGCAGAACTCCAGATGAAAAAAGCTCGGTGGGTACCGAGCTCTTAGAACGTGTTTACGATCTCAGCGTGCATGGGTGCCAAAAAACTTACTTCAGCAAGCCTTCTGCCTTCATCGCGGCCTGCACGGCGGGACGCGCCAGAATGCGCTCGCGGTAGGCCTGGATGTTCTCAAGCTCGGAGATGTCCAGGCCCACAAACTGGGCCCAGCCCGTGACCGTGAAGAAGTAGGCATCGGCCACGGTGAACTGGTCGCCCATCAGATAGCTCTTGTTGGCGAGTTGCTCGTTGACCCAGGCCAGGCGCTTGAGCAGATTGGCGCGCACCAGGGGCTTGTAATCCTCTGGCGTTGCAGGATTGAACAAGGGGCCGAAGCCCTTGTGCACTTCGGTGCTGATGAAGTTCAGCCATTCCTGCAGGTGGTAGCGGGCCACCGTGCCGTTGGCGGGCGCCAGGTTCTTCTCGGGGGCCAGGTCAGCCAGGTATTGAACAATGGCCGGGCCTTCGTGCAAGGTGTCGCCGTTGTCCAGCACCAGAAAGGGTACATAGCCCAGAGGATTGATGCCGTAGTAATCCGTTCCGTCCTGGAGCTTGTGGCTCTTGGTGCTGACCATCACAGTTTCATGCTGCAGTTCTGCTTCATGCAGCACGATGTGCGGAGACAGGGAGCAGGCGCCGGGGCTGTAGTAAAGCTTCATGATGAGTGGCTCTCTATGCAATGAAAAGACAAGCGCCCATGCTAAACCGGTTGCATGTCATATGCCTATGCAGCCGACAGCAAGTAGTACGTATCCGTGGGGGATTGCTCAGCCCAGGCGCCCTGCAGCCCACAGTACCTGCTGCACCAGTGCCTCCATGCCTTGCTGGTTCTGGGCGCGCACCAGATGCCCCTGGGCATCGAAAGCCTCGCCCGCCTGGCTCACGGCATGGCTGCGCGGTGCCACCCAGCATTCCAGGTTCAATAGCAGCGCAGCGAGGTGAGACTGCGCTCTCAGGCCTCC
This window of the Comamonas testosteroni genome carries:
- the gstA gene encoding glutathione transferase GstA, whose translation is MKLYYSPGACSLSPHIVLHEAELQHETVMVSTKSHKLQDGTDYYGINPLGYVPFLVLDNGDTLHEGPAIVQYLADLAPEKNLAPANGTVARYHLQEWLNFISTEVHKGFGPLFNPATPEDYKPLVRANLLKRLAWVNEQLANKSYLMGDQFTVADAYFFTVTGWAQFVGLDISELENIQAYRERILARPAVQAAMKAEGLLK